A section of the Humulus lupulus chromosome 2, drHumLupu1.1, whole genome shotgun sequence genome encodes:
- the LOC133817761 gene encoding uncharacterized protein LOC133817761 translates to MDNENMIALHASGESARESENDDEDNFENGPSEIDSQQTSSKDEEHKLNSVEKGHKSVVQCENGDQLPESNPQKDLIDSDSDMEIEDLNSVPASTGVHNEDGAQCEDSHCLPEPNLEKDVVDNSSFLQVNVKLTENVLVAVAPNSGANAEIGRLAFQEENSIGIKKMGGSSISGIKRARVMFDEQQQPSVCVKYTSLTRASKHKLEELLQQWSEWHAQHVSKTQDPVEVLESGEETFFPALHVGLEKTSSVSFWMDKQTRKEQNKEFVELDCNSVPLYDRGFALGLTSDDGTNNIEGGVEIIDDAARCFNCGSYNHSLKECPKPRDRVAVNNARKQHKSKRNQNSASRNSTRYYQNSPAGKYDGLRPGALDAETRQLLGLSELDPPPWLSRMREIGYPPGYLDPDDEDQPSGIIIFGDGDIMKDEQEDGEIIETPSEAKRKKSVEFPGINGPIPENADERLWAASPSSSDIYRNRTHRRSSHLSEQVSRGHQREERWSRELREDGPPGVDDSFTSATYLPRYGNYESNYNSHSPRANPIGRFEPDRGRRSRFLDEGFSNHGSVASSYPPRLSPIDYGSSRYENWVDESRNGYDPDNLMHSSRDRHRHHGRR, encoded by the exons ATGGATAATGAAAATATGATTGCCCTCCATGCTTCTGGTGAATCTGCCCGTGAGAGTGAGAATGATGATGAAGATAATTTTGAGAATGGTCCAAGTGAGATTGATTCTCAACAAACTAGTTCCAAGGATGAAGAACATAAACTCAACAGTGTAGAGAAGGGGCACAAGAGTGTTGTTCAATGTGAAAATGGTGATCAGCTTCCAGAATCAAACCCTCAAAAGGATTTGATTGACAGCGATTCGGATATGGAAATTGAGGATTTGAATAGTGTCCCTGCATCAACAGGGGTTCACAATGAGGATGGTGCTCAATGTGAAGATAGTCATTGCTTACCAGAACCAAACCTTGAAAAGGATGTCGTTGATAACTCATCTTTCTTACAAGTGAATGTCAAATTGACTGAAAATGTTTTAGTTGCTGTGGCACCAAATAGTGGGGCAAATGCTGAGATTGGTCGTCTTGCCTTCCAAGAAGAGAACTCCATTGGGATAAAAAAGATGGGTGGCAGTT CTATTTCAGGTATCAAGAGAGCCCGGGTAATGTTTGATGAACAGCAGCAACCGTCAGTGTGTGTCAAATATACTTCCTTAACAAG AGCTAGTAAACATAAGCTTGAAGAGCTATTACAGCAATGGTCAGAATGGCATGCTCAACATGTTTCCAAAACCCAA GATCCAGTTGAAGTATTAGAATCTGGAGAAGAGACATTCTTTCCTGCTTTACATGTTGGCTTGGAGAAAACGTCATCTGTG tCTTTCTGGATGGACAAGCAAACAAGGAAAGAACAGAACAAGGAATTTGTTGAATTGGATTGTAACTCTGTGCCTCTATATGATCGTGGTTTTGCATTGGGTTTGACATCAGATGATGGTACAAATAACATTGAGGG AGGTGTGGAGATTATTGATGACGCTGCccgttgtttcaattgtggttcCTATAATCATTCTTTGAAGGAATGTCCAAAACCTCGTGATAGAGTTGCTGTCAACAATGCTCGCAAACAGCACAAGTCCAAGCGTAACCAGAATAGTGCTTCACGCAACTCAACTCGGTATTATCAGAATTCTCCAGCTGGAAAGTATGATGGTTTAAGGCCAGGAGCTCTTGATGCTGAAACACGGCAGCTTTTGGGTCTCTCG GAGCTTGATCCACCTCCTTGGCTAAGTAGAATGCGTGAAATTGGATACCCTCCAGGATACCTTG ATCCTGATGACGAGGATCAACCATCAGGTATTATAATATTCGGTGATGGCGATATTATGAAGGATGAGCAGGAGGATGGAGAAATTATTGAAACACCAAGTGAAGCAAAGAGGAAAAAGAGTGTAGAGTTTCCAGGGATAAACGGGCCTATTCCAGAAAATGCCGATGAGAGACTCTGGGCAGCTTCACCATCATCTTCAGATATTTATAGGAACCGAACACACCGCAGATCCAGTCATCTATCAGAACAAGTCAGCAGAGGACATCAGCGTGAGGAAAGGTGGTCCAGGGAATTAAGAGAAGATGGACCACCTGGTGTTGACGATAGTTTTACCTCAGCAACTTACCTTCCCAGATATGGTAATTATGAATCTAACTACAACTCTCACAGTCCAAGAGCTAATCCAATAGGAAGGTTTGAACCAGACAGAGGTAGACGAAGCCGTTTTCTTGATGAAGGATTTTCAAACCATGGCTCTGTTGCTTCATCCTATCCACCACGTCTCTCACCAATAGATTATGGCTCCAGTCGATACGAAAATTGGGTTGATGAAAGCAGGAATGGTTACGATCCTGATAATTTGATGCATAGTAGTAGGGACAGGCATCGCCATCACGGTAGAAGGTAA